A window from Eubalaena glacialis isolate mEubGla1 chromosome 1, mEubGla1.1.hap2.+ XY, whole genome shotgun sequence encodes these proteins:
- the LOC133095352 gene encoding ubiquitin-like FUBI-ribosomal protein eS30 fusion protein, producing the protein MQLFVCTQELHTLQVTGQVTVAQIKAHVASLQGLTPEDQILLLQDEATLGQCGVEAVSTLSTLEVASRMFGGKVHGSLTRARKVRGQIPKVAKQEKKKMGRAKKRMKYNQCFVNVVPTSGKKKGPNANS; encoded by the coding sequence ATGCAGCTGTTTGTCTGCACGCAGGAGCTACACACTCTCCAGGTGACCGGCCAGGTGACAGTCGCCCAGATCAAGGCTCATGTAGCCTCGTTGCAGGGCCTCACTCCAGAAGATCAGATCCTGCTCCTGCAGGATGAGGCTACCCTGGGCCAGTGTGGGGTGGAGGCTGTGAGCACTCTGAGCACTCTGGAAGTAGCCAGCCGCATGTTTGGAGGTAAAGTCCATGGTTCCCTGACCCGTGCCAGGAAAGTACGAGGTCAGATTCCCAAGGTGgccaaacaagagaaaaagaaaatgggccGGGCCAAGAAGCGTATGAAGTACAACCAGTGCTTTGTCAATGTTGTGCCCACCTCTGGCAAGAAGAAGGGCCCCAATGCCAACTCTTAA